GCTGGAGTTGCCGAGACGCCTACCCCGAGCCACGGCCCTCGCGCGGACGCGGAAACCGGCCGGCAGTGAATCAGATTTCCAGGCTGGACAACTGCCCGATGATCTGAGCGGCCAGCGGGTTCAGCGTCGCCATTCCGTCGCGCACCGCGTAACGGGAACCAGCCAGGTTGACCACCAACGTGCTACCCGATACGCCGGCGAGACCGCGGGACAGTCCGGCGTCGATGATTCCGGCGGCCAACCCCGAGGCGCGGATGGCTTCCGCGATGCCCAGGATTTCCCGATCCAGAATGTCGCGGGTCGCCTCCGGGGTGACATCGCGCGGCGTGACGCCCGTCCCGCCGACCGAGACCACCAGGTCCACCCCGCCGATCACCGCGGTGTTCAGCGCGTTGCGGATCTCGACCTCGTCGGCCGCGACCGCCACCACACCGTCGACGACGAACCCCGCCTCGGTCAGCAGCTCGGTGACCAGCGGCCCACTGTGGTCCTCGTCCCCGTGAGCGGTGCGATCGTCGACCACCACGACCAGAGCCCGGCCGACCACCAACTCCGCACCAGTTTGCATGGGTGCCACCGTATATCCGAGTTCCGACAATCCCGCCACCGAGGGCTCATCGACTCTCATCACTGATCCGCCTTGCCGAGGGTGACCTGCACGGTGCGGCTCCCGCCGGCGGGATCCTGGAAGGTCAGCGATACCTTGTCGCCGGGTGCTTTGGACCGCACGGCGGCAACCAATGCGTCGGCGCTGTTGATCGGCCGGTCGTCGACCTTGGTGACCACCACGCCCTTGGGCACTCCCGCGGCGGCGGCCGCGCCGCCCTGCACCACGTCAACAACCTTGGCGCCCGGGGTGCTCTTGTCGCTGGTCACCTGCACGCCGAGCGAGGCGTGCGTCGCCTTGCCGGTACTGATCAATTCGTCGGCGATGCGCTTGGCCTGATCGACCGGGATCGCGAAGCCGAGGCCTATCGAGCCGCTCTGCGCGTCCTGGGAATCGGCGCCCAGGGTGGCGATCGCCGAGTTGACGCCCACCAGCTGGCCGTTCATGTTGACCAACGCGCCACCCGAGTTACCCGGGTTGATCGCGGCGTCGGTCTGAATCGCGTCCAAGACGGTGTTTTGGTTACCCGACTCTCCGGTCGTGGACACCGGCCGGTTCAGCGCGCTGATGATTCCGGTGGTCACCGTGCCCGACAGACCCAGCGGCGACCCGATCGCCACCACCGGCTGGCCGACCCGCAGGTCCGCCGAGGAGCCCAGCGAAATGGGCGTGAGCCCCGACACGCCCTGCACGCGAATCACGGCGATATCACTGGTCGGGTCGGCACCGACGACCGTGAACGGTGCCGTGCGGCCGTCGGCAAAGGTCACCGTCGTTTTTGGAGGCGGGCCGGCGGGCCCAGGCGGGCCGCCGTTGCCCGGCTTGGCCGCGGCCGCGACGACGTGGTTGTTGGTCAGGATCAGCCCGTCGGCCGACAGGATGATGCCGGAGCCCTCTTCGGACTGGCGCCCCAGATCGGTCTCCAACATCACGACGCTGGGCACCACCTTGGAGGCGACCTGTTCGACGCTGCCCGGCGGCATGTTCGCCGCCGGGACACTGGGAGCGGCCCCCGCGATTGTCCCGTGGCCGTTGCCGCCCGCGGAGTGCGTGCCCAGCTCGACGGCCGTCGCCGCGGCGCCGCCGATACCGGCCGAGACCACCGCGATTGCCAGCGCGCCTACGGCCAACACGCCTGCGCGGGAACGTTTTTGGTGTACCGGCGCCGGCGGCATCGGCGGCAGCATCCCAGGGATTGGGCCCGGCCCGGTGCTCCCAGGCATCCGACCCGGCCCGGCACCACCGAACGGCTCGTAGGGCCGGCGGTACTGGCCCGACTGCGACGGCTGCTGCGGCTGATAGCGCCAGTCGAACGGCTGGTTGTACGGTTGCTGCTGCCCCTGGGCATAGGCGGGGGGCACAGGCTGATTAGGCCCCGTACGGTATCCCGGCTGCTGCGGCGGTGGCGAATACCTCGGGTCATTCGTCATGTCGCTACGTCGCTCTTCCTCTATTAGCTCGCCCGATGTCGGCTCTGACTTGGCTCGATTCCAACAGTAACTGCAGAACTACCTTGCCCGCGCGGACTGAGAGTCCACTGAGATAACGTTCGCCGATTCCCGAGAGTTCGCCTCGTTGCCAACCGCGGGTACGACGGGGCCGGTGTTGGCTTCCTCCTCGAAGGCTTCGGCGTCGGCAGCGGGCATCGGATACGCCGAAACCGGCATGGGCCGGCCGGGAAGCAGCAGGTAAATGGAGGTTCCCGGGGGCTGCCCCCCCGGGACGGTGTCCTCGACGCGAAGCAACCCGCCGTGGTTGAGCACCACCTTTTTGACGATCGCGAGTCCAAGTCCCGAACCCGGCAGCGCCCGGGCCGTCGTCGATCGGTAGAACCGCTCGAACACCAGGCGGCGCTCGTGCGGCGGAATGCCCGGGCCATAGTCGGAGACCACCAGCTCGGCATGCGACGGGTCGAGTTGCCTCATCCTGATCCCAACCCGCCCGCCCGGCGGGCTCCACTTGGCGGCGTTGTCCATGAGGTTGAGCACCGCGCGCGA
The nucleotide sequence above comes from Mycobacterium malmoense. Encoded proteins:
- a CDS encoding MogA/MoaB family molybdenum cofactor biosynthesis protein, translated to MRVDEPSVAGLSELGYTVAPMQTGAELVVGRALVVVVDDRTAHGDEDHSGPLVTELLTEAGFVVDGVVAVAADEVEIRNALNTAVIGGVDLVVSVGGTGVTPRDVTPEATRDILDREILGIAEAIRASGLAAGIIDAGLSRGLAGVSGSTLVVNLAGSRYAVRDGMATLNPLAAQIIGQLSSLEI
- a CDS encoding S1C family serine protease, whose product is MTNDPRYSPPPQQPGYRTGPNQPVPPAYAQGQQQPYNQPFDWRYQPQQPSQSGQYRRPYEPFGGAGPGRMPGSTGPGPIPGMLPPMPPAPVHQKRSRAGVLAVGALAIAVVSAGIGGAAATAVELGTHSAGGNGHGTIAGAAPSVPAANMPPGSVEQVASKVVPSVVMLETDLGRQSEEGSGIILSADGLILTNNHVVAAAAKPGNGGPPGPAGPPPKTTVTFADGRTAPFTVVGADPTSDIAVIRVQGVSGLTPISLGSSADLRVGQPVVAIGSPLGLSGTVTTGIISALNRPVSTTGESGNQNTVLDAIQTDAAINPGNSGGALVNMNGQLVGVNSAIATLGADSQDAQSGSIGLGFAIPVDQAKRIADELISTGKATHASLGVQVTSDKSTPGAKVVDVVQGGAAAAAGVPKGVVVTKVDDRPINSADALVAAVRSKAPGDKVSLTFQDPAGGSRTVQVTLGKADQ